ACCAGGACCCCACGCGCCACGGCACGGGCATCGGCGCCACCGAGGTGCCGCGCGGCATCCTGTACCACGAGTACACCTACGACCGGCAGGGCCGCATCACGGCCGCCAACTGCATCATCCCCACGGGGCAGAACCTGGCCAACATCGACGACGACATGGTCAAGCTCGTGCCCGAGGTCGTGGACCGCGGCGAGGCCGCGATCGCGCACCTGCTGGAGATGCTGGTGCGCGCCTACGACCCCTGCATCTCGTGCTCGGTGCACATGCTGGACGTGAAGTTCACGAGGTAGGAGCGGCGTGAAGCTCATCGCGGTCGGCAATCCGCTGTACGGCGACGACGGGGTGGGGGCGGCCGTCCTGGAGCGGGCGCGCGCCACGGACGCCTTCCCGGGCGCCGAGCTGATCGACGCCGGGACCGACGCCCTGTCGCTGATCGACCGCTTCGCGGACGAGGAGCTGCACGTGATCGTGGACGCGGCCCGCATGGGCCTGGAGCCGGGACGCGTCGTGCGCTTCGCCCCGGGCGAGGTCGCCCTGGGACTCGCCGGGGACCGGCTCTCGCTGCACGGGTTCGGCCTCGCGGAGGCCTTTGCCCTGGCCGAGCGCATCGACCGCCTCCCGCGGCGGCTGGTGATCGTGGGCGTGGAGCCGCAGACGCTGGAGATCGACCGGGGCCTTTCGGACGCGGTGGCGTCGGCGGTCCCCGAGGTGCTGGAGATCATCAAAGCGGAGGTTCATTCCGATGAAGCGGACCATCCTGGTCATTGACGACGACATCGACCTGGTCGAGATCATCCGGCTGACCCTCGAGAGCGAGGGCTTCGGCGTGATCGACGCCCAGAACGGCGCCCGGGGCCTGGAACTGGCCCGCGAGCGGAAGCCCGACCTGATCCTGCTGGACGTGATGATGGGCGAGATCGACGAGGGATTCCAGGTTGCCTACGAGCTGCGCAAGGGTGACAATACCAGGGACATCCCGATCATCATGCTGACCGCGGTGGCCGACCAGACGGGGTACGCCTTCGACCCGGAGAAGGACTCGGACTTCCTGCCGGTGGACGAGTACCTCGAGAAGCCGGTCAGTCCGCGGCGGCTCGTGGACCTGGTGCGCAAGCACCTGCCGCCGACGATCTAGGAGGCCATGGAGCGCAGAGCCGCGGGAGCCGCCGAACCGATCGCCCCCGAATCGGCCCACTTCGTCTCGGCCGCGTCGCTGCGCGTGCGCTCCGACTGGTTCAACCGCATGCGCTGGAGCGCCGCCCTCGGCGTCGCGCTGGTCTCGCTGCTGGCGGTCGAGTTCGGCGGCGTCACACTGCCGCTGCTGCCCATCCTGCTGACGGCCGCCGTCCTGGCGGCCCTGAACGCGACCTACACGCTGCGCAACCGGCGCGTGCAGGCGACCGACATCCGCGCCGAGCTGCTCGTCGTCAAGCTCCAGATGGTCCTGGACCTCCTGCTGCTGACGGTCCTGCTGAGCTTCAGCGGCGGGATCGAGAACCCCTTCCACTTCATCTACATCATCCACGTGCTGCTGGCGGGCCTGCTGTTCAAGGGGAGCGAGATCCGCCGCATGGCCCTGCTGGCGGGACTGCTGTTCACCGCCGA
This window of the bacterium genome carries:
- a CDS encoding hydrogenase maturation protease, which produces MKLIAVGNPLYGDDGVGAAVLERARATDAFPGAELIDAGTDALSLIDRFADEELHVIVDAARMGLEPGRVVRFAPGEVALGLAGDRLSLHGFGLAEAFALAERIDRLPRRLVIVGVEPQTLEIDRGLSDAVASAVPEVLEIIKAEVHSDEADHPGH
- a CDS encoding response regulator; protein product: MKRTILVIDDDIDLVEIIRLTLESEGFGVIDAQNGARGLELARERKPDLILLDVMMGEIDEGFQVAYELRKGDNTRDIPIIMLTAVADQTGYAFDPEKDSDFLPVDEYLEKPVSPRRLVDLVRKHLPPTI